The following are encoded together in the Anopheles nili chromosome 3, idAnoNiliSN_F5_01, whole genome shotgun sequence genome:
- the LOC128722634 gene encoding uncharacterized protein LOC128722634 codes for MLRSDNGPTGGRGSKVLLRSTSFQKLCSIPYSFKIEAIRSYKEYFKTIIRLLKAATRACVISIYFKLTTIVYLNATFYKHDGWLKICQYSKSNILRFFNIQAQPNGHLNKNTKQHKRHNIASMYSNITDTSVWLIILKPIVQTLLTYVCVGYIGLQIWWILCALSYTSTPFPFGLVFLMMDLSYMGFIISKIALKGN; via the exons ATGTTACGTTCCGATAATGGCCCTACCGGGGGTCGCGGGTCAAAAGTTCTACTAAGAAGCACTTCATTTCAAAAACTGTGCTCCATACCATACAGCTTTAAAATAGAAG CAATTCGATCGTATAAGGAATATTTCAAAACTATCATTAGGCTGTTGAAAGCTGCAACAAGAGCATGTGTTATTTCGATCTATTTCAAATTAACAACAATCGTCTACCTGAATGCAACTTTTTACAAACATGATGGCTGGTTAAAA ATATGCCAGTACTCAAAGAGCAATATTTTGCGATTCTTTAATATTCAGGCGCAGCCGAATGGTCATCTGAATAAAAATACTAAGCAACATAAAAGACATAACATCGCTTCAATGTATTCGAATATAACCGACACATCAGTTtggttgattattttaaaaccaatCGTTCAAACGCTTCTAACGTACGTTTGTGTAGGCTACATTGGACTTCAAATATGGTGGATTTTGTGCGCTTTATCGTACACTTCAACCCCTTTTCCTTTTGGCCTCGTATTTCTCATGATGGATCTTAGCTACATGGGATTTATAATATCAAag ATTGCACTGAAAGGGAACTAG